The following coding sequences lie in one Onychomys torridus chromosome X, mOncTor1.1, whole genome shotgun sequence genomic window:
- the Nkrf gene encoding NF-kappa-B-repressing factor isoform X2: MEKILQMAEGIDIGEMPSYDLMLPKPSKGQKRYLSAYDGQNPPKKQAGSKFHVRPRFEPVHFVASSSKAERQEDPYGPQTKEVNGRTHFVNMPRNFYQDYTQDSFNIQDGNSRYCNSSGFIFTKEQPIKTNMYFDNGNPAPSSTSQQANCQPPPEPSPSQMFPESVVAEKQYFIEKLTATIWKNLSNPEMTSGSDKINYTYMLTRCIQACKTNPEYIYAPLKEIPPADIPKNKKLLTDGYACEVRCQNIYLTTGYAGSKNGSRDRATELAVKLLQKRIEVRVVRRKFKHIIGEDLVVCQIGMLSYEFPPALKPPEDLVVLGKDASGQPIFNSSAKHWTNFVITENANDSIGILNNSASFNKMSIEYKYEMMPNRTWRCRVFLQDHCLAEGFGTKKTSKHAAADEALKVLQKTQPTYPSVKSSQCHSGSSPRGSGKKKDIKDVVVYENSSNPVCTLNDTAQFNRMTVEYVYERMTGLRWKCKVILESEVIAEAVGVKKSVKYEAAGEAVKTLKKTQPTVINNLKKGAVEDVISRNEIQGRSAEEAYKQQIKEDNIGNQLLRKMGWTGGGLGKSGEGIREPISVKEQHKREGLGLDVERVNKIAKRDIEQIIRNYARSESHSDLTFSTELTNDERKQIHQIAQKYGLKSKSHGVGHDRYLVVGRKRRKEDLLDQLKQEGQVGHYELVMPQAN; this comes from the exons ATGGAAAAAATTCTTCAGATGGCTGAAGGTATTGATATTGGGGAGATGCCATCATATGATCTGATGCTGCCCAAACCTTCCAAAGGCCAAAAACGCTACCTTTCAGCCTACGATG GTCAAAATCCtcctaaaaagcaagctggttcCAAATTCCATGTGAGACCTCGTTTTGAGCCTGTACATTTTGTAGCTAGTAGTTCAAAAGCtgaaagacaggaagatccttaTGGCCCTCAAACAAAAGAGGTAAATGGACGAACACATTTTGTCAACATGCCAAGAAACTTCTACCAAGATTATACTCAAGACTCTTTCAATATACAAGATGGGAATTCTCGGTATTGTAATTCATCAGGATTTATTTTCACAAAAGAGCAGcctataaaaaccaacatgtattTTGACAATGGGAACCCTGCCCCAAGCAGCACATCCCAGCAGGCAAACTGTCAGCCACCTCCAGAGCCTTCTCCTTCACAGATGTTTCCTGAGTCAGTGGTTGctgaaaaacagtattttattgaaaagttaACAGCAACTATCTGGAAGAACCTTTCTAATCCAGAGatgacttctggatctgataaAATTAATTATACCTATATGCTAACTCGTTGTATTCAGGCATGTAAGACAAATCCTGAGTATATATATGCTCCTTTAAAAGAAATTCCTCCTGCCGACATccccaaaaataaaaaacttctCACAGATGGTTATGCTTGTGAAGTTAGATGCCAAAATATCTATCTAACTACAGGTTATGCAGGGAGCAAGAATGGGTCCAGGGATCGAGCTACTGAGCTAGCTGTAAAACTCTTACAGAAGCGGATTGAGGTTAGAGTTGTCCGGCGGAAATTCAAGCATATAATTGGAGAGGACCTTGTAGTATGTCAGATTGGCATGCTTTCGTATGAATTTCCCCCAGCTCTGAAACCACCAGAAGACCTGGTAGTACTGGGAAAGGATGCTTCAGGACAGCCTATTTTTAATAGTTCTGCCAAACACTGGACCAATTTTGTCATTACAGAAAATGCAAACGATTCAATTGGCATCCTTAACAATTCTGCCTCGTTCAACAAAATGTCAATTGAATACAAATATGAGATGATGCCAAATCGCACATGGCGGTGTCGAGTATTCCTACAAGATCACTGCTTAGCTGAAGGTTTTGGAACCAAGAAAACAAGTAAGCATGCAGCTGCTGATGAGGCTTTGAAGGTTCTTCAAAAAACACAACCCACTTACCCGTCTGTCAAAAGTTCCCAGTGCCACTCAGGCTCTTCACCCAGAggatctggaaagaagaaagatataaaagATGTTGTAGTTTATGAGAATTCTTCCAATCCTGTGTGCACATTGAATGATACGGCTCAGTTTAACCGAATGACAGTTGAATATGTCTATGAAAGGATGACAGGTCTCCGCTGGAAATGTAAAGTGATTCTAGAAAGTGAAGTCATTGCAGAAGCAGTTGGGGTGAAGAAAAGTGTCAAATATGAAGCTGCTGGAGAAGCTGTGAAAACCCTCAAAAAGACCCAGCCAACTGTCATTAACAACTTGAAGAAAGGGGCTGTTGAAGATGTGATTTCAAGAAATGAAATTCAAGGCCGCTCAGCAGAAGAAGCCTACAAACAACAAATCAAAGAAGATAACATAGGAAACCAACTGCTGAGAAAGATGGGTTGGACTGGTGGTGGTTTAGGTAAATCTGGTGAGGGCATACGGGAGCCCATCTCAGTCAAAGAGCAGCATAAGCGGGAAGGGCTTGGCCTGGATGTCGAAAGGGTCAATAAAATCGCTAAGAGAGATATAGAGCAGATCATCAGGAACTATGCCCGCTCCGAGAGCCACTCAGATTTGACCTTCTCCACGGAGCTGACCAATGATGAACGGAAGCAAATCCATCAGATTGCTCAGAAGTATGGCCTGAAGAGTAAGTCTCATGGGGTGGGCCACGATAGGTACCTGGTGGTGGGTAGAAAACGGCGGAAGGAGGACCTGCTAGATCAACTCAAACAGGAAGGCCAAGTGGGACATTATGAGCTTGTCATGCCCCAAGCGAATTAA
- the Ube2a gene encoding ubiquitin-conjugating enzyme E2 A, which yields MSTPARRRLMRDFKRLQEDPPAGVSGAPSENNIMVWNAVIFGPEGTPFEDGTFKLTIEFTEEYPNKPPTVRFVSKMFHPNVYADGSICLDILQNRWSPTYDVSSILTSIQSLLDEPNPNSPANSQAAQLYQENKREYEKRVSAIVEQSWRDC from the exons ATGTCGACCCCGGCCCGGCGGCGCCTCATGAGGGACTTCAAGAG GTTACAAGAGGACCCCCCGGCCGGAGTGAGCGGGGCTCCGTCCGAGAACAACATAATGGTTTGGAACGCGGTCATTTTTGG GCCTGAAGGGACCCCATTTGAGGATG GAACATTTAAACTTACAATTGAATTTACTGAAGAATATCCGAATAAACCACCTACTGTTAGATTTGTCTCTAAGATGTTCCATCCTAAtg TCTATGCAGATGGTAGTATATGCCTGGATATACTTCAGAACCGTTGGAGCCCAACGTATGATGTATCTTCCATTTTAACATCCAtacag TCTCTATTGGATGAACCTAATCCCAATAGTCCTGCAAACAGCCAGGCTGCCCAGCTGTACCAGGAGAACAAGCGGGAATATGAAAAGCGTGTTTCTGCAATAGTAGAACAAAGCTGGCGTGACTGTTGA